atgtataatgaatcttgtaatttgtttatccatatgatgtaagagttttttcactaaaattgacaaggagggagattgctagagcatagctcggttgaacccaccaagcgttggttatcaagtttggttgtcatattttagtgaaccaaaactcatttaaagactcgcttgattatttactagagtcaacttcgtataggttagctagagagttattaggatatgagacatacaagtattactcgaagacttgaagaatgtgaagaagtaaagagatacaacgatgacatcatccctcctcttgaggttagtaatattttgacttgaactgtttcattcctaacgtatctttcaagacgtgctatattgaaaacataactgcgaagctgtaaatgattatactctagttagacgtagtattaaggaattataatacgaagtataatgcctatattttgaacttcgtatataagacatcgacatacatcgtatgaatgctattgtgattatgtatgggtacggGTGAAGATtccgtcctaggaaacaattttttacattcgtttaaaggaagtacaattcataaacttgttttatgaatcgaaagggaaatcactaggcttattggtattgctattcattgcaaatctttggattaccaatatgtttgtttagtataaccgctcataacttatttatgtatcttggtaaaactattcacaatgcctgaattAAGTAtcagtataacttttattagtgaaaccaatcttaagtaatcacctgagatggtatgatcgatatttgtaattggcgtGACCATTCCtggtcattgggtaaccgatcctagaacttggtgggactaatcacaagatgtgtaattgatccttgtagtaggttaacaagtatTAGTAATTCTTGTAACCTAtcttataacttgtgcaaccgatcacaagtaagtaccataaataagtggtaaccgatcctggtacttagttagacATTTTATGGaaattagtgtgaccgatcctagtagccacttggaggtagaaccaaacttgtgtttggtagaaccgttaaacccatgaatggtgattgaatgtttttgatcaatcacatagttcttggaaatcagatgaaccaattctaaactcatttggaagtgtggcaaatcggttccaagattataaatatgaaagaggtttacaaagtaaagatgtcgacatagtttgaacatgtgcagtaattcttatccgttattgttcaaagatattccttaataactaaaggagaatcccggatcgaaataaattgagaatcttttaattaaggtttttagttttatatgcttttaatttctagcaattaaatacatatctttagaaaataaaaattggtaatgtgcatttactaattggagattttctactgagatttcggtcaatatttggacagagcatttccaggaattatgaaaaccgattttgggtttattgcgtatctttgagaatattcggttttggaaattccttggtgtccaaacttacttggtctataaatattgaagtttgtatttcgagcaaactaatcctcagaggcagcaaaactaccttgttgtgttgttactgatggagccgtctattcggagaggaaagtaccctaattaggcgaaatctcttacgaccgctcattttaaagacttcttttggatttggaatctctacgagtaccgttggtgggaaactaaataattgcagtttattattagtttccgattgatttgattgactaacggttgttgaacattgattgcacctagtttttttatacttgagaatcttctcttctgatataagactcactcatcgaagtatcgacgaggatctttagaatgtttgttGATCTAAGATgtgttgtgataatccatcgttgacagactccattctgtgtgtgattgatcacaagagattcaagttgtttatgtgcgggtgtttattgaagatctaagaagatttgaagacaaataagatttattatttgagttcataatctttggtgtgcacaaaacttgatcggctggggatccaactataatatgtttatcttttgatagattggattaattaattgagtagatcggcatcaatacatttctttgtgattcatagtattgattacATAGTCTaatcaattactttggtaattgttgaatagattgatctaagaacccggaaaaagagtttattgggataaacaaaagagccttttgtcaaactcatatcacgttgtttgaaaagagttgttaccgaacaaaattgttgttcctttactgtttggaatacgaaccaaaggaattgttccaagtgcgtgacttattgcaagttggaggcgcagggagaCTGACGGAACTAGgtggactataggtttagttgtttggtctcaactatacggagttggtttagattttgtatagcagcttaatcctgagagtattcaattctagacaaggtcttgcgatttttatgcatttgcggtttcctcgttgacaaaatcttgttatgtcttttacttttctattttcgcaattataattgtttttattgtaattagaagtaaaatacacaaacgttaattcctaattacttgatagcaatcatattgtgtttggttaagtctgaacctattatcaagtaatcatacttcgttgttgtattgtatcgatcttgtatccatagtcaatcacgcaagttatcttgttgtcttattgtctcgatatcgtatccatagacgatcacacgaagtgtgaaccgattagttgtattgtatcgactcagtccatagacaatcactttcagagaaaggacttataggtggaaaagttttagattgaggtatatttgggtaccctcgtcttttcagattcaagtggtgttgtgcaggttattaaagattaaagaagatttgaagaataagaagaagatttcttattggttttcgtatcttgtgaatttgtgtgcacaaaccttgatcggctgggatccaactataatcggatttattcaattgattagttgcgtgagatcagcATTCGCTATATTTCtcttttgagatttattttgatgtgaatctatacttgactatttcggtagttaaagttagattgatctaaccagacaaaggagtttattagagtaaacataagagcctttgtcaacgactcatcaaaATATGTAGTCTGtagaaagattgattagagtggttactaaacagattcttccttcgCTGCTTGGAATACGATCcgaaggacttgctattcacgtgcgtgactctagaagtcgaatgcacagggatactgagggaactcaGTAGCTCCGGGAGTCTGCATGGTCTCAACTATAccaagttggtattagattttgtataacggcttaattctgaaagtattcaaaactggattaggtctcgtggtttttctgcatttgcggtttcctcgttaacaaaatcttgttgtgtcttttactttgatttccgcattataattgtttattataataaagtaaaatacacatacttTAACTCCGttgtacttgatagtgatcctatagattttggttattaccgagcctattatcaagtagcacactttgattgtcgtatcgtctcgatcttgtatccatagtcaatcacacaagttattttgttgtcgtattgtctcgatattgtatccatagacgatcacacgaattgTGAATATCAAAGttattgtattgtatcgactttttacatagacgatcacagttggtaagaggacttacaggttgataaataaaagattgtgttgTATTTGGGTACCTCGTCTTTTCACTAGGAATCCAATTCTTCCAACAAAACGAGGTGTAAGTGTGGTTTTTAATTTTGGGGAAGGATTTTGGTAAGTTGCGGCATCGCTTCCCTTGATATTTTGGGAATTGGCTATTGTTTTAGAAATTTTCTTTTACTTGGAAAATCTACATGTGATTTGCCGCCACGAAGAACTAGACTCTACTATAGGACCGTCAGGCCTAAGTGGTACCCCTACCACCTCAGTGGCTACTCGGAAGATCGTTCGGAACGATGGATGATAACCATAACTACCCTGACGTTGGCATTGGCCTTGTAAATGACATAGTAGCTTAACTAAATTTACAACTCCTGGTCTTCaaatgaattttatttatgtAAGGCTTTACATTTCATATATTGTTTTGATTGTTTGCTCTTTGTCTTGTCATCCATGTGTGTATCGTGCCGGCACTACATATTTTATGTTATAACCCCTACTGGGCTGTGGCTCACCCTGTTATGTTCTGTTTTCCCACAGAGTTTGAAGCTAGTTTAATGTAGTAAGCTGAGGAGAGCTTATGGCGTAAAGTTATGGACACAATGATGTATACGTTGTTGtcattatatatacatatatcaTGGTTTTTTTTAGGTAGTTTCATGTGGGTATTAAATGATTTTTTCCTTTTAGTTTTATTGTGTATATGTATGTAGACTATGGACTAACTTTTAGATGTATACAAGACTTGTTGAAACTTCTTTGATGtataatttttatattattacATACTTCCCTATGCACATTaccttcttttcagacttttgttTATACATTTAATTCTAAAGTCATGGCTTTATTTTCATGTGTTTGGCCGTGTTCTTCTTTTTATATCGGATATTTGGAGCAACGATTTTAGTtcttctctttatttttcttaCAAGCCTAGTAAATGTTGGATTCTTTGGTTTAGGTGTTGGATGTTCTTAGCATTTGACTTTGATTACAAAATGATTGAGTTCCCGATACATTTTATTCATtttaaatcttttattttctgtgtaGAAGTTAGCCTTCGAGTGACGCGATGGGAGGTTTGTGCTTGTCAGTCGGGTCGGATCCCGCATTTCCTGCCCGTTACAtaaatattattaaaaaaaaccATTATGACAGTTTAGGAACTTATTTTTTCTTGGAGATTAATTGAACTTCATTGTTTCTTGATGGTTCACAGACAACTTAATCATTCTTCTTAGATTAACTCTTTGTGCACGAAGCTTATATCGATAAATACGCGGGTGCatatttttctttgtaactcaagcCAAACTTCACACATGCTTTCATGAATCAATCAATATTGAGAAGTTTAGTTTACTTGGTATCAAAGTAATGCGTAAACATGAAAACTAGTTCACGAACtcagctttgattgtaagctacCTAGCCTATTATCATTATAAATAGAGGACTCTCTGCAACCTATAAATTAAATCATGGAAATTTATGTCCTACTTGTGGTTAAAGTCGTACTTTAAAACCTAAGTTTCctcgagaaacataattaggttacgacTTATGAATTCATCACTGAGCGACTCGTGAAGCCCGATCAAACTATCTTTTACTCGATAATTATTGATATCCAGAATTTTATTTTGATCCTCATAGCTCTTGTCTATTTTAAGTTCCGTCTCTTCAGTTATACGACCATTCAAAAAATATCGATCAGGGAATTAGATTGATATAAATTACAAAGTTAACCTTGCATTTGTAATTCCAtaatatatgtgtgtgtgtgttctTAGATTGATCTTATAAGGTAGAACCGATTAGGCATCTCTATAAGCTTTTAAGGAGAGCAAGCTAACCTAATTGTTTAGGTTTGGTTGATACCTTTCTTACCCTTGAAGATATCTCATAAGCAGACAGATTTTCATTACTTTGATTAAATACATTTTTAAAGGAGATCAATTGTCTATTTGTTAGATGTAGAATAggtaaaagtcttcacttaggataAAGCAACTCATATGCATGTAAAAGACGTCAGCTACGAAAATCAAGTGGGGTCTTGCCACatccaagagacgtaaggagcacggcTGAAGTTGAATTTCACGGAGGGTCGATTCGGTCTCACTTGTCTCACTTACATTTCAGTCTGAAATCTGATAGTAGGCGAgtgtttgtagcggtttaatacagtatggtgtccaAGTCGGACGAGGCCCCTGGATTTTTCTACAAGATtttagtttcctcgttaataaaattcttgtGTGTGCTTTTAGCTTCCGCATTAAAAGTtttgtattattttaatttttaaaagtATTACACAGTTTCATAGTCCTATCATATAAAAAGTTGGTGGTTTACTttgtaccctcttcttttcaattggcatcagaggaGGTTCATATAATAAGGTCTCACAACTGACATGACGACCCCTTGCTATAATCAGAGTAGTTCGTGTACAAAAATTGATTGTGTTCTCGGAACTCTTTCATATGATTTTTGCACAAACTAAGTAAAAATTGTTAATACACTTAGTTAAACATCGATTGATAAAGAAAATGTACGAACTTTTTAATTAACTTTATATAAAGGGTTCTGACCTTCTTGAATGGTCTGAAAGAGAGGCAATTCTTCAAAAGAAACTAGATGCTCAAATCTAATTAAAAAAGGATATCCTTGCAAAAGTTCGCTTCGATTGGAAACTGAAAAGGAAAAATCTATGTCTCCTAAGGCTTCTAGTTCTCtaactcttgattattgtctAAAGAATTACATAAATCAGGTAAAATACGCGACATATAGGCTTTGTAAGAAGTGATATGATTCAGATGTCGTAAAACATTAAAGCCAAGAGAAGATTTTCCAAATCGGTCTTGATGTGTACGTTTTGTGACATGAATTATTACATGGCTAGGAATCTTCACAAGAAGGCTCTAGAGCTCATGTATAAATCagaaatttcaaagaaaatacgagaaaacacaataaaaagaGTAATATTGTCGATACGCGAGCTTTTGCTCTTAAATCCATTTCACAGTTCCAATGGTTTTTTGATAGTGGATATAATCAACACATGACATGTGACATATCATGGTTTGTGAACGCGGATGACTACAAAAGGGAACCAGTAACCTTTgtagatgggagttgttgctacatcagcaaaaaGTAAATGATCAAGCTTACCCAGAATTCCTGAAATTCGTCAAGTACCTTACATTAAAAGTATGATTGCTAACCTCCTTTATGTcggtcaaatttgtgacaaaggccataacgTTGTCTTCAATGTTGAATGATGTGATATTCAAGATATGTTAGGAAAAGCAATTTTTCATGGCATTCGTAGAAAAAATAACTTACATCTTTTAGACATATTCGGTATATCCTTTGTTACAATTTGACTAAGGTATAATCTATACATTTACAGAATAATGATCATATGAATTGTCGTTTTCTTAACAAGTTTCTAAATAAAGAACTTTCAGAAGAGCACCCAAAATCAATGTTAAAATTGATGATATTGACGATATTTGTTGGTACATCCGTTTGGGATTCTTTGTAGACCCAATGGGCAAACCCTCAATTTTTTTGTTTCGCCCATTACGGAGATAATTATACCACCAGGATTGGCTAAATATGCCACGCTTACCCATAggggaaaaacaaaaaacaaaaaaaacttaaaataaaacatGGTAATTCGTCTAGTGATTGTCACAAATTCAATGGATTGTAAGTGACCctctagttgaagaagaagaaaaacagatgatttttttttcttcgaagcATAGAATTTATTAAACTAGGATGTGTGGTAGCTTATTAAACTAGGATACGTGGTACCTAAAGATTCATCAATTAGGTTTGGATTGGTAGGTCTTCAAATCAGAGATCAGGGGTTGATGTTGGAGTTGAGCTATGGTTTAGAATGCCACGAGAAAAGCTATACTTTTGAAGGACAACAATACCCGTAAGAACTTAGAATGCTTAATCATTTACAACAATATCCATCAGAACTTAGAATATCCGTAAGAACTTAGAATGCTTAATCATTTACAACAATATCCATCAGAACTTAGAATAATGCTTCATCACTTACAATAATATCCATAAGAACTTGGAATGCTTCGTCACTTCCAACAATATACTTAACAAGCTGCTTGTGTATTTCAAAGGCTAATTAATAGCTaataatttgaatccaaatgaagaTTGGAAATAGTGTGATGTCCAAATTTTTGGAACAGGTTGCTTGGTAGATCTTGGCAATTCAATAACGAGTCTTTCATTGCATGAATGCAATGCATTCTAATGAAGACAATTGCGTTCTGAACTTCAATCGATATTTCGCACAAGATATAAAGGGCTAGGGGGGGCTCGAATTACCTACTTCTCTACCTCCTCTTTCTCAGGATCATTtcagcagaagaaaaaaaatcatggtgGAAGATGCGGCATGAGCCGTCAGGGTAGTGTTTAAAACGAACATGCGTAAGTGTTTAAAACGAACATGCGTAACTGACCACCAAAATTATCTAACAAAAACGTACCACAATAGCACTGTATACTGGAGTAACAATTTCATGTTACTGGTGTTATCTCTAAATCCAAACTGCATCCGAAGCTCAATAAGTGAATGTCATTTCAGTTGGATAAGAGGATTTCTATCAGAACAAATGTTTTAACTAGGACAGCATCAGAGAAAAGGATTTTAATCTAGCACAGCCGGCTTGTacgaaaatctctcaaaacaaaCATTCACTAATAGTGGATATGGCCACATAACCACCATTCAACAGTGAACATTATTAACTAGCATTACCTCTAAATCAAAACTGGATCCGAATCTCCGTCATTTCAGTTGGATAAGAGGATTTCTATCAGAACAAATGTTTTAACTAGGACAGCATCAGAGAAAAAGGATTTTAATCTTAGCACAACCTGCTTGTacgaaaatctctcaaaacaaaCATTCACTAATAGTAGATATGGCCACAGGCCATAAGCCAAAATCTTCATATGATAGAAAGACAAAAAAGTAGAAACATATATAAAAGCAACCAAAATGGTTTCTAATGTCAAAATAGTAAGGCTAAAACGGAACCCAATACATTTCTGAGTACTCATCTCTGTCTACTGCTTAAGATGAGGCACCACTACGGAGAACTTGAGATTTCTTTGACTTCCTTGGTGCCAACTGAGTGTCagcctacaacaaaatgaaccaacatcagcAAGCATTAACACAACAAGTATAACTAGGATTTTATAAATGAAACAACTATAATTCTGTTAATATACCAGCGACCCTCACCtctttcttaactgcttcttcCTTCTCTGACAAGGTCAGCTCGATGTGACAAGGAGATGACATGTAAGCTGAGTCAAAGATGCACATTGCAGTCAGCTAAATTGAaaatccaaaaatccaaaaaaagagAAACAGCACATGTTTAAAGGAGACTTACGGTTGATTCTTCCGTGAGCACGGTATGTCCTACGCCTCTGCTTCTGAGCTTGGTTAACTTGGATATGAGAAATGTATAGTGAATCCACGTCCAACCCTTTTACCTGCATCGTATAATAAGCAACAATTCGGATGAGTAAACTCTTAACTTGATATAAGTAAACATACAACAGAGAAGAGAGACCTACATCAGCATTGCTCTCGGCATTTTTAAGCAGATCAAGGATGAACTTGGCGGACTTAGCAGGCCAACGTCCTTGTCCATTTGAGTGACGGTTCTTGGCTTGAGCAGTCCTACCAACACCACCACAGAAACGTCTGAAGGGAATGGCTTGCTTGTGTGCCAACACATCCTCCAAATACCTCTTGGCTTTCACCAAAGGCATCTTCCTTAAAGAGAATGCTGTTTCCCTAGTGTTCTGAGAAGCAACATCCAAAAGAAATATGAGTAACTATTGACTTATTATTTAAATAAAagatcaagaaaataaaaactcttAACCACTTCTAAAAATTCTATAAGACAATCAATATTATTAGAAAAATTATTAGGATAGAAACCAGAACAACCCATAATTTCTACTGGGCAATCAAATACAGGTCAACTGCTGGCTTAGTCATGTGAAGAATTAGGCCGGGAAGGAGTAAAATCAATTCAACATCTAGAAGAGTGTGATAGATCAAACCAAATAACAAGAACACAACAAACATAACCGAAACTCGTATGTCAATTCACGTTGATATTTGACTAGGTTAACAAGCCAGTGAATATCATGTTACACAATAGATATTTAATCATCTCGCGAGCTGAGCAGAAAAGCTAAGTACCAAAGTGTACAAAATTGACATAAACACAATATCCACAACTTATCCTAAGAGTCCACTCTTCAAAGGGTTATACACATCAAATTCTCCGTTAATAAACAACCAGATGTATTAATTCTATCTCAGCATCTCAgaccctcctcttcttcttcttcaaagccAAGTTGGGAACTAATAAATATTCCAGCTTAAATACTAATCAATAATTAACTAACAACTCATTTGGTCAAGCTGAGTTTAGGGATCTAACTTAGAATAACAAATCCAATACAACCCTAAATCCCCAGATTCTCAAATAGACAAACCATTTACAT
The nucleotide sequence above comes from Papaver somniferum cultivar HN1 chromosome 8, ASM357369v1, whole genome shotgun sequence. Encoded proteins:
- the LOC113302887 gene encoding 60S ribosomal protein L17 is translated as MVKYSKEPDNPTKSCKARGSDLRVHFKNTRETAFSLRKMPLVKAKRYLEDVLAHKQAIPFRRFCGGVGRTAQAKNRHSNGQGRWPAKSAKFILDLLKNAESNADVKGLDVDSLYISHIQVNQAQKQRRRTYRAHGRINPYMSSPCHIELTLSEKEEAVKKEADTQLAPRKSKKSQVLRSGASS